Proteins encoded within one genomic window of Rhododendron vialii isolate Sample 1 chromosome 1a, ASM3025357v1:
- the LOC131332801 gene encoding YTH domain-containing protein ECT1-like isoform X1, producing the protein MEEAGQRDRIASAATSPSAAAFPAGGRPVEPNLTEQPLLHNNERLVSVNPTQAAGVPGPSKDVTDQIGSVYTSGNITPVYPQEQTYFYGGYENSTGNWDDYSRYVSASGMQVVSPAMYNDNSSMLRYGLDSQMAYGQFSPMASPLSPIMVDGQLYSPHQIPMSPNYFPQPVSPGVPHVTSSLPSQTELVAAGSSGQEGLGDNVLFGPGSAYFLHFGSFGGGGLSGEPLSNMSSSESGGYLPQLTSPAGYPQPMGILGPYEHNFGQISQQRPFHSYGSMDSSFSRNYRPGSSYQSSNYGTASTTNWGANYRSRFASDKGGSRERDRESIFVSNDAHGTSSDRNRGPRASKPKGKSPTEESSITATSKNVASVSVVHRGLYNQPDFVTDYENAKFFVIKSFSEDNVHKSIKYSVWASTPLGNKKLEIAYGEAKEMKGQCPIFLLFSVNASGQFCGVAEMVGPVDFDNDADYWQQDRWSGQFPVRWHIIKDVPNGRFRHILLENNENKPVTHSRDSQEVKLEQGIEMLKIFKDHEAETSILDDFNFYDEREKALQERKARQQASSSTKKEEDADASIKQLSENLAGALQLEDGGGKEEPRTK; encoded by the exons ATGGAAGAAGCGGGTCAACGGGATCGAATTGCCTCGGCGGCGACGTCGCCCTCCGCCGCCGCCTTTCCCGCCG GTGGGAGACCTGTTGAGCCCAACTTGACTGAACAG CCGCTTCTGCACAACAATGAAAGGCTTGTTTCTGTAAATCCTACTCAGGCTGCAGGCGTCCCAGGGCCTTCAAAGGATGTCACAGATCAGATAGGATCTGTGTATACAAGTGGAAATATTACCCCTGTCTACCCCCAGGAACAGACATATTTTTATGGAG GCTATGAAAACAGCACCGGTAATTGGGATGACTATTCTCGCTATGTCAGTGCCAGTGGTATGCAAGTTGTATCGCCG GCAATGTACAACGATAATTCATCGATGCTTCGTTATGGCCTTGATAGTCAAATGGCTTATGGACAGTTTTCCCCTATGGCTAGTCCTCTGTCCCCAATAATGGTAGATGGCCAGCTATACTCTCCGCATCAAATCCCAATGTCTCCAAATTATTTTCCGCAGCCAGTTTCTCCTGGTGTGCCACATGTAACTTCATCTCTTCCATCGCAAACTGAACTGGTTGCAGCAGGAAGTAGTGGCCAAGAGGGTCTTGGTGACAATGTTCTTTTTGGGCCAGGATCAGCGTACTTTCTACATTTTGGATCTTTTGGTGGAGGTGGTCTTTCTGGAGAACCCTTGTCAAATATGTCAAGCTCAGAGTCGGGTGGTTATTTGCCTCAGTTGACATCACCAGCAGGTTATCCCCAACCAATGGGTATACTTGGGCCATATGAGCACAATTTTGGGCag ATTTCTCAACAGAGACCATTTCACAGCTATGGATCGATGGACAGCTCCTTCTCTAGAAACTATAGGCCTGGCAGCTCATATCAGAGCTCAAATTATGGTACTGCATCTACCACTAACTGGGGGGCAAATTATCGGAGCCGATTCGCTTCTGACAAAGGTGGAAGCCGAGAAAGAGACCGTGAATCAATTTTTGTGTCGAATGATGCACATGGTACCTCTAGTGATCGTAATCGAGGACCAAGGGCTTCAAAACCAAAGGGCAAGAGCCCTACTGAAGAGAGCTCAATAACTGCTACTAGCAAAAATGTTGCTTCTGTTTCTGTGGTTCATCGTGGTCTCTATAACCAACCTGATTTTGTCACGGACTATGAGAATGCTAAGTTCTTCGTCATAAAGTCTTTCAGTGAAGATAATGTACACAAAAGCATCAAATACAGCGTTTGGGCCAGCACACCACttggaaacaaaaaattggagATTGCTTATGGTGAAGCAAAAGAGATGAAGGGCCAATGTccaatctttcttttgttttcg GTCAATGCAAGTGGACAGTTCTGTGGTGTTGCAGAGATGGTCGGGCCCGTAGATTTCGATAATGATGCAGACTACTGGCAGCAGGATAGGTGGAGTGGACAGTTTCCTGTCCGGTGGCATATAATTAAGGATGTCCCTAATGGTCGATTCCGCCACATACTTCTGgagaataatgaaaataagCCAGTAACTCATAGCCGAGACTCTCAAGAG GTAAAACTGGAGCAGGGTATCGAGATGTTGAAAATCTTCAAGGATCATGAAGCCGAGACTTCCATCTTGGATGATTTCAATTTTTATGATGAACGGGAGAAAGCTTTGCAGGAAAGGAAGGCCAGACAGCAAGCCAGCAGTTCAACTAAGAAAGAGGAGGATGCTGATGCTTCTATTAAGCAACTTTCTGAAAACTTAGCTGGAGCCCTGCAGTTGGAAGATggtggtggtaaagaagaacCCAGAACCAAGTAG
- the LOC131332801 gene encoding YTH domain-containing protein ECT1-like isoform X2, with product MEEAGQRDRIASAATSPSAAAFPAGGRPVEPNLTEQAAGVPGPSKDVTDQIGSVYTSGNITPVYPQEQTYFYGGYENSTGNWDDYSRYVSASGMQVVSPAMYNDNSSMLRYGLDSQMAYGQFSPMASPLSPIMVDGQLYSPHQIPMSPNYFPQPVSPGVPHVTSSLPSQTELVAAGSSGQEGLGDNVLFGPGSAYFLHFGSFGGGGLSGEPLSNMSSSESGGYLPQLTSPAGYPQPMGILGPYEHNFGQISQQRPFHSYGSMDSSFSRNYRPGSSYQSSNYGTASTTNWGANYRSRFASDKGGSRERDRESIFVSNDAHGTSSDRNRGPRASKPKGKSPTEESSITATSKNVASVSVVHRGLYNQPDFVTDYENAKFFVIKSFSEDNVHKSIKYSVWASTPLGNKKLEIAYGEAKEMKGQCPIFLLFSVNASGQFCGVAEMVGPVDFDNDADYWQQDRWSGQFPVRWHIIKDVPNGRFRHILLENNENKPVTHSRDSQEVKLEQGIEMLKIFKDHEAETSILDDFNFYDEREKALQERKARQQASSSTKKEEDADASIKQLSENLAGALQLEDGGGKEEPRTK from the exons ATGGAAGAAGCGGGTCAACGGGATCGAATTGCCTCGGCGGCGACGTCGCCCTCCGCCGCCGCCTTTCCCGCCG GTGGGAGACCTGTTGAGCCCAACTTGACTGAACAG GCTGCAGGCGTCCCAGGGCCTTCAAAGGATGTCACAGATCAGATAGGATCTGTGTATACAAGTGGAAATATTACCCCTGTCTACCCCCAGGAACAGACATATTTTTATGGAG GCTATGAAAACAGCACCGGTAATTGGGATGACTATTCTCGCTATGTCAGTGCCAGTGGTATGCAAGTTGTATCGCCG GCAATGTACAACGATAATTCATCGATGCTTCGTTATGGCCTTGATAGTCAAATGGCTTATGGACAGTTTTCCCCTATGGCTAGTCCTCTGTCCCCAATAATGGTAGATGGCCAGCTATACTCTCCGCATCAAATCCCAATGTCTCCAAATTATTTTCCGCAGCCAGTTTCTCCTGGTGTGCCACATGTAACTTCATCTCTTCCATCGCAAACTGAACTGGTTGCAGCAGGAAGTAGTGGCCAAGAGGGTCTTGGTGACAATGTTCTTTTTGGGCCAGGATCAGCGTACTTTCTACATTTTGGATCTTTTGGTGGAGGTGGTCTTTCTGGAGAACCCTTGTCAAATATGTCAAGCTCAGAGTCGGGTGGTTATTTGCCTCAGTTGACATCACCAGCAGGTTATCCCCAACCAATGGGTATACTTGGGCCATATGAGCACAATTTTGGGCag ATTTCTCAACAGAGACCATTTCACAGCTATGGATCGATGGACAGCTCCTTCTCTAGAAACTATAGGCCTGGCAGCTCATATCAGAGCTCAAATTATGGTACTGCATCTACCACTAACTGGGGGGCAAATTATCGGAGCCGATTCGCTTCTGACAAAGGTGGAAGCCGAGAAAGAGACCGTGAATCAATTTTTGTGTCGAATGATGCACATGGTACCTCTAGTGATCGTAATCGAGGACCAAGGGCTTCAAAACCAAAGGGCAAGAGCCCTACTGAAGAGAGCTCAATAACTGCTACTAGCAAAAATGTTGCTTCTGTTTCTGTGGTTCATCGTGGTCTCTATAACCAACCTGATTTTGTCACGGACTATGAGAATGCTAAGTTCTTCGTCATAAAGTCTTTCAGTGAAGATAATGTACACAAAAGCATCAAATACAGCGTTTGGGCCAGCACACCACttggaaacaaaaaattggagATTGCTTATGGTGAAGCAAAAGAGATGAAGGGCCAATGTccaatctttcttttgttttcg GTCAATGCAAGTGGACAGTTCTGTGGTGTTGCAGAGATGGTCGGGCCCGTAGATTTCGATAATGATGCAGACTACTGGCAGCAGGATAGGTGGAGTGGACAGTTTCCTGTCCGGTGGCATATAATTAAGGATGTCCCTAATGGTCGATTCCGCCACATACTTCTGgagaataatgaaaataagCCAGTAACTCATAGCCGAGACTCTCAAGAG GTAAAACTGGAGCAGGGTATCGAGATGTTGAAAATCTTCAAGGATCATGAAGCCGAGACTTCCATCTTGGATGATTTCAATTTTTATGATGAACGGGAGAAAGCTTTGCAGGAAAGGAAGGCCAGACAGCAAGCCAGCAGTTCAACTAAGAAAGAGGAGGATGCTGATGCTTCTATTAAGCAACTTTCTGAAAACTTAGCTGGAGCCCTGCAGTTGGAAGATggtggtggtaaagaagaacCCAGAACCAAGTAG